tcctgttttatacatttttaaaagttttagtgTGTTTCTTAATCCAAATGGGGAGAATTTGGCAATATGGAGAAATGAGAGCAAGGTCTGGGCAGGAAATTTGAAGTCTTGGTATTGTGCTTTCAGGCAATGAGGATATGTAGTGGCCGGTGACTATTGCTTCTGATGCTGCAGCAGCATGTCCGGATGCTTGTTTCCCAGTAAGATTGGATTAGAAGGCAGTTGAGGAactgggaggaaagaaaaagatagtctttttagACGAAAGAGATGACTCAGTgtagcagagaagaaaacatcACATTTAACATGTGACAAAGCAATTAGCAGGAACCATAGCCAAATACTTAGCGTTTTTCACTTGCACCTAAAAAAACTAAGGGAGGCGGGTTGGAAGCCAGGAGGCGGGTaagacagggggaggggaagaagagaacacaagaaggCATGTTTTGAATTAAACAGTGTCCTGAAAAAACCAGTGTGGGTGAATACAGGTAAAAGTAGCAGCTGTCCTTAATTCAAAAGtagattaatttcattttctctgggcaAATGCAACAAACAGTGGATATTTAGTGTTTTCATCCACAGAGTTAACTTGCAAACAGTGGCAGAGCAAACTGCCATGTTTACTAATATGCAGTGGAAAATGTGTTGTGATATTTCATGACTGTGTGTTTTTGTTTACTGAAGAATAATATTGTCTATACGATTGTGTTGACAGTGGCTGTCTCCAAATAAGCGATGAGATGTAATGCATCCTCCAGTCCATGCACGCTTCCTCTTGCAATTCGTGCATCATTCCTCAGTGGAAACCTTTAAACCCTAAAATCcgggaaaagaaaataagtacaTTATCATGGACCTGAGGGATTTTTACCTGTTGGCTGCTCTGATTGCCTGTTTAAGGCTGGATTCCGCAATAGCTCAAGAACTTATTTACACTATTAGAGAGGAATTGCCTGAAAATGTGCCCATAGGAAACATACCAAAGGATCTGAACATTTCTCACATCAATGCTGCCACGGGGACCAGTGCCAGCCTCGTCTACAGACTGGTTTCTAAAGCTGGGGATGCCCCTTTGGTGAAAGTATCCAGTAGCACTGGGGAAATTTTCACAACCTCCAATAGAATAGACAGAGAAAAACTCTGTGCTGGAGCCTCTTATGCTGAGGAGAATGAGTGTTTCTTTGAACTTGAAGTAGTGATCCTCCCCAATGATTTTTTCAGgctgatcaaaataaaaataattgtcaaGGATACCAATGATAATGCCCCCATGTTTCCATCTCCTGTCATCAATATTTCCATTCCAGAAAACACTTTGATCAACAGCCGCTTTCCAATTCCATCGGCAACAGATCCTGACACAGGCTTCAATGGTGTACAGCACTATGAATTGCTAAATGGGCAGAGTGTTTTTGGACTGGATATCGTGGAAACTCCGGAGGGAGAGAAGTGGCCACAATTGATTGTTCAGCAAAACTTGGACAGAGAACAGAAAGATACCTATGTGATGAAAATCAAAGTAGAGGATGGAGGCACTCCACAGAAATCCAGCACGGCCATACTGCAGGTCACAGTAAGTGATGTAAATGACAACAGGCCAGTGTTTAAAGAGGGTCAAGTGGAGGTGCACATTCCAGAGAATGCTCCTGTAGGCACCTCTGTAATTCAGCTCCATGCCACTGATGCAGATATAGGCAGTAATGCTGAAATCCGGTACATTTTTGGTGCCCAGGTCGCCCCTGCAACCAAAAGACTCTTTGCTTTAAATAATACTACTGGGCTGATTACAGTTCAGAGGTCCTTAGATCGAGAGGAGACAGCCATTCATAAAGTGACAGTGCTGGCTAGTGATGGCAGCTCCACCCCCGCTCGAGCAATGGTTACCATCAATGTCACTGATGTCAATGATAACCCTCCTAACATAGACCTCAGGTACATCATAAGTCCCATCAATGGCACAGtgtatttatctgagaaagaccCTGTCAATACAAAGATTGCCCTAATTACAGTTTCAGATAAGGACACAGATGTGAATGGCAAAGTGATCTGTTTTATTGAAAGAGAGGTCCCGTTTCATTTGAAGGCAGTGTACGACAACCAATATTTGTTAGAGACCTCCTCTTTGTTGGACTATGAGGGCACCAAAGAATTCAGCTTTAAAATTGTTGCCTCCGATTCCGGGAAGCCCAGTTTAAATCAGACTGCCCTGGTAAGGGTTAAGCTTGAGGACGAAAATGACAACCCACCAATTTTCAACCAGCCTGTAATTGAGCTGTCAGTTTCTGAAAACAACCGACGTGGGTTATACTTAACAACTATTAGTGCTACAGATGAAGACAGTGGGAAAAATGCGGACATTGTTTATCAGCTTGGGCCGAATGCCTCCTTCTTTGATCTGGACCGAAAGACAGGAGTTTTGACAGCCTCCAGAGTCTTTGACAGGGAAGAACAAGAACGATTCATTTTTACAGTAACTGCCAGGGACAATGGGACCCCTCCCCTCCAAAGCCAAGCGGCTGTGATAGTTACTGTTCTGGATGAGAATGACAATAGCCCCAAGTTTACTCAtaatcattttcaattttttgtgtcTGAGAATCTGCCAAAGTATAGTACGGTGGGGGTAATCACAGTGACAGATGCAGATGCTGGAGAGAATAAAGCTGTGACTctttccattctaaatgacagtgATAATTTTGTGTTGGATCCCTATTCTGGAGTCATAAAGTCAAATGTCTCATTTGATAGAGAGCAGCAGAGTTCCTACACTTTTGATGTCAAAGCCACTGACGGAGGACAACCACCCCGCTCCTCTACTGCAAAAGTCACCATCAATGTCATGGATGTCAACGACAATAGCCCAGTTGTCATTTCTCCACCTTCCAACACTTCTTTTAAGTTGGTGCCCCTCTCGGCCATTCCTGGCTCTGTGGTAGCGGAAGTTTTTGCGGTGGACATTGACACGGGGATGAACGCCGAACTGAAGTATACAATTGTGAGTGGGAACAACAAAGGCTTGTTTCGGATTGATCCAGTAACAGGTAACATCACTCTGGAAGAAAAGCCGGCACCCACTGATGTGGGCTTGCACCGTCTGGTGGTCAACATAAGTGACCTGGGGTACCCGAAGTCTCTGCACACGCTTGTGCTTGTTTTTCTCTATGTTAACGACACTGCTGGGAATGCCTCCTATATCTACGACTTGATTCGCAGGACTATGGAGACCCCACTGGACAGGAACATAGGGGACAGTAGCCAACCCTATCAAAACGAAGACTATCTCACCATCATGATTGCCATCGTTGCAGGTGCTATGGTGGTCATAGTCGTGATCTTCGTGACCGTCCTGGTGCGCTGTCGCCATGCATCCAGGTTCAAAGCAGCTCAGAGGAGCAAGCAAGGTGCTGAATGGATGTCCCCGAACCaggagaacaaacaaaacaaaaaaaagaaaaggaagaaaagaaagtctcCCAAGAGCTCTCTTTTGAACTTTGTTACAATCGAAGAGTCCAAACCCGATGATGCAGTTCACGAACCTATCAATGGGACCATAAGCCTGCCGGCTGAGCTGGAGGAGCAAAGTATAGGAAGATTTGACTGGGGCCCGGCCCCTCCAACAACCTTCAAGCCTAACAGCCCTGACCTGGCCAAGCACTACAAATCGGCTTCTCCACAGCCTGCTTTTCATCTTAAACCAGACACTCCAGTTTCCGTGAAAAAGCATCATGTGATTCAGGAACTCCCTTTGGACAACACCTTTGTCGGGGGTTGTGATACCCTTTCCAAACGCTCTTCCACTAGTTCAGATCACTTCAGTGCCTCAGAGTGCAGTTCCCAAGGAGGCTTCAAGACAAAGGGCCCCTTACACACCAGACAGGTAAACGAGCACTTTTACTGGTCTATGAGTACTGCATACAAGTGCCCAGTCAACCAGTATTAACGTGCCAGTGTGTCTATTGTTTTGGTCTAACTTTAGCTTAgtgtgaaagagggaaaaaaaaacttgaccCCTTTTCTGTTCCTCTGGGGCTCAGTCAAGAATTTTTAGAACAACTTTGAAATTTCTGAGTTCTGAGAATTATCTAACCTCCCAGTTTCCTTCAAATGGCAAAAgatgaaaagaggaaataattccAAAAATGTCCCAAGGTAATGTTTGCTGAAGAAGAAAACCTGTCCTGATATGCCAAATTCTGCTCCTGGGGTTTCCAAATTGACTGCTTCAAGATTTTCACATTACCGTTTGATCTAAAAAGTCACCTTCAAATCCGAAGTTTTAAATGACGTTTGAAGGTCTGACCGTAATTATTTTGGAGCTGTGGTTGCTAAaggggttaatttttttttagtctctaaaTGAGATAGTAGATTATTAAATGTACATCAGCTGTGAAGCACATGATTGTCGATAGATTGCAACGAAGCCATATAGGAAGCCTTCTCTTTGATTTCAGATGATTTCATTGTAATATAGTAAATTGGGTATTGAATAGAAAGGTTGGCAAATTGTCCGTAATGGCCAAAGTactctttcaagaaaaaaaaaaaaaaaatagaaggaatgcTTTCTCCCTGATATAACCAATTTATACAGAAAAGAATGAATCCATTGTAAATATTCTCCCATCTTAGTAATGCGTAAGTGATCTGTCATAACTCATTTTAAACTGTGAAATATGCCATATGAAGAGGGATTAAGAGGCTGAGAAACTCATATTTCAACCAAATCCAGAATTAGTTTTTCTTAGGTCTAATAATTCCTTgttaataaagatttaaatgcaGCGCTGTCTAATTTATTTCACCGGTGCTTGTCTATTGCCATGAAATTTGAGTGTCAGTAATAGCCCTGTAGATGGCACTAGGGTATCATGTCGCTTGTGCTGGCCAGGTGCCAAGCCCGCAGTAGcaaggagaggggggagggaaggatcaAGCTGGTGCTACAGCCAAAGATACCTTTTATTTAATGACAGTTGCTCTGGAGCAGCCAGCATTTAAATTCATATGCTTGCTCTTTTGCGATGAGCTCTCACCACACTAACTTTCTAGGATTTCGCAATCCAAGTGCTATCCTTGTTGGTATTGTTGGTACTGAGTCCACCCATGGTGATGGCCCGTCTGAATTTGTTGAAGATAAGGAACATACAGATTTCAGAAAATCAAGGAAAGCAAAATACATTTGCGGGATAGTACTGACAGTTGTTGA
Above is a window of Neomonachus schauinslandi chromosome 3, ASM220157v2, whole genome shotgun sequence DNA encoding:
- the PCDH9 gene encoding protocadherin-9, with translation MDLRDFYLLAALIACLRLDSAIAQELIYTIREELPENVPIGNIPKDLNISHINAATGTSASLVYRLVSKAGDAPLVKVSSSTGEIFTTSNRIDREKLCAGASYAEENECFFELEVVILPNDFFRLIKIKIIVKDTNDNAPMFPSPVINISIPENTLINSRFPIPSATDPDTGFNGVQHYELLNGQSVFGLDIVETPEGEKWPQLIVQQNLDREQKDTYVMKIKVEDGGTPQKSSTAILQVTVSDVNDNRPVFKEGQVEVHIPENAPVGTSVIQLHATDADIGSNAEIRYIFGAQVAPATKRLFALNNTTGLITVQRSLDREETAIHKVTVLASDGSSTPARAMVTINVTDVNDNPPNIDLRYIISPINGTVYLSEKDPVNTKIALITVSDKDTDVNGKVICFIEREVPFHLKAVYDNQYLLETSSLLDYEGTKEFSFKIVASDSGKPSLNQTALVRVKLEDENDNPPIFNQPVIELSVSENNRRGLYLTTISATDEDSGKNADIVYQLGPNASFFDLDRKTGVLTASRVFDREEQERFIFTVTARDNGTPPLQSQAAVIVTVLDENDNSPKFTHNHFQFFVSENLPKYSTVGVITVTDADAGENKAVTLSILNDSDNFVLDPYSGVIKSNVSFDREQQSSYTFDVKATDGGQPPRSSTAKVTINVMDVNDNSPVVISPPSNTSFKLVPLSAIPGSVVAEVFAVDIDTGMNAELKYTIVSGNNKGLFRIDPVTGNITLEEKPAPTDVGLHRLVVNISDLGYPKSLHTLVLVFLYVNDTAGNASYIYDLIRRTMETPLDRNIGDSSQPYQNEDYLTIMIAIVAGAMVVIVVIFVTVLVRCRHASRFKAAQRSKQGAEWMSPNQENKQNKKKKRKKRKSPKSSLLNFVTIEESKPDDAVHEPINGTISLPAELEEQSIGRFDWGPAPPTTFKPNSPDLAKHYKSASPQPAFHLKPDTPVSVKKHHVIQELPLDNTFVGGCDTLSKRSSTSSDHFSASECSSQGGFKTKGPLHTRQCNSHSKSDNIPVTPQKCPSSAGFHIQENEESHYESQRRVTFHLPDGSQESCSDSGLGDHEPVGSGTLISHPLPLVQPQDEFYDQASPDKRTEADGNSDPNSDGPLGPRGLAEATEMCTQECLVLGHSDNCWMPPGLGPYQHPKSPLSTFAPQKEWLKKDKLVNGHTLTRAWKEDSNRNQFNDRKQYGSNEGHFNNGSHMTDIPLANLKSYKQAGGTIESPKEHQL